Within the Peromyscus maniculatus bairdii isolate BWxNUB_F1_BW_parent chromosome 2, HU_Pman_BW_mat_3.1, whole genome shotgun sequence genome, the region aattATGAAAGACAGTGTAAGTGTGTAAAGAGTGATGGAGTGGGGATAGCATTCATTACTTCCCCTGACCTGCTTGCCCTTGCCCCACAGAGTTTCCGGCTGGTATCCTCAGAGCAAGCCCTCAAGGAGTTGGGCCTGGCTGAGCACCAACTGCGCTTCACCTGTCGTGTGCACCTGCAGGACACACGCAAGGAGCAAGAAACAGCCCTGCGTGTGTACAGCCACCTCAAGAGGTGCGCCCTAGCCTTGCCCCTACCCCTACAGGCAGGGTGAGGCAGACATCTTACTATACCTCTCCACAGCACCCTCAAAGACCACTGTGTACAGCACCTCCCTGATGGCTCTGTGACTGTGGAGTCCATTCTTATCCAGGCTGCTGCCCACTCAGAGGACCCTGGTACTAAGGTACTACTGGTCTCCTGGACCTACCAGGTAAGGAGGATATGCATCAATGGTATGCCTGTAGACCTCCCTTCTTTGGTATTGTGTTGTCTGTGGGTAACTgtgcttccctcttccctttcttctaggATGAAGAGCTGGGAAGCTTTCTCACAACACTTCTCAAAAATGGCCTCCCCCAGGCACCCAGCTGACATGTACCAGCAACCTACCACTCTGTCTCTTGCTGTTTGCCCAGCAGAAGGACCAGGGATTTGGCTTTGGGAGGTGGGTGCCCTGAGTAAATGGAAACCATAATTGGGCCACAGACTCTGTCGTAGGGACAAGACCAGAGTCACAGGCTGGCTAAAGTAATAAACAAGCCTTTTTGTTCGCTATGCCTTTTATTCCTACTCCCTTGCCCCAAGAAGATGGGGTTTCCAGAAAAGCAGAACCAGAGGCTACTAGGGTGCTTGCTTATAGCTGTTTCTTGCCTGGTACCCCATCCTTTAGTGACAAAGGGATGTCCACAGTGGAAAGATTGGGGATGTGGGAGCTGCTGGAAGGTAGGCAGGACTACCAGAGCCCCATATAGCTGTGGATTAATCTCTGCTGAATGCAGTAAATGGACAAGGCTGACAGCCAGACTTAGTATGCTGTATGGTTCTTCACTTCCAGAGTGTACAGTCAGCTGGGTTTCCACATTGGACCTTACAGGGCTCAGGATGTAGGACCTATGGGTAGACCCTAAGTCAGAGTAGAACTCCTACAGTTGTATCCAGAAACCCCACTTACCCCTAAAATCTGACCCTGTGAACCCACTCAAtccatgccaccatgctttttGATCACTGATCCCTAACTGAAGTCCTTTTCCCCACTGACAGTGCTTAGATTCTCACCTAGTATAATGGGGGGTTTGACTATCTCCAAAAGCCCCCTCCCCTCAGTGAGGACCCAGCTCTTTCCTATCCCATCCCCTCTTACCAAAGTCATCATATAACACTGACTTCAAGAACAGGCCACGGGCTGGGGCAACTCGAGCCTGATACTTGCCCAGGGGATCTTGACTCTCCAGAATTGCTTTCACCTGTGTGGGTGTCAGAGTCCCTTGCCCCACAGCTACCAGCACAGCTGTCATCCTCCGTACCTGCAGCAGAGAGCTGAGATGGTCACAGGTATCTACCTGAGCGCACCTTGGGAGGGTCTAGTACAGCCTACCTGTCGATATAGGAAAGACTGGCTTTCAAACTCCAACGTCCAGAACTGCAGCCTCCTAGGAACACAGACAGCTTTGATGTCCAAGCTACAAGTCAGCCTCAGCCACCCTGGCCCACCATGTGGCCTCAGACAAGACAAAGATTTAAGTACTGGTTTAAAGGCTCATCCATCCAGGGTGGGTTCTTGCCTAGTTGACCACCAGTTCCAGAGGGTAAATGGGTATTGCATGACTTTTCCTGGAGTCTATATACGCCATATAAGAAAACAACTATACAACAGAGTCATCAGCCTGTGCACAGTAGATAGCAATTGCTTTGAGCCTTCCTTCATGTGGAGGGGCCACAGTAAGGTTGCTGAGGCCAGACATAGCCAGCCCACCTATCAAGATGGAaccttgggggctagagagatgactcagtgtttaagagcactggctgctcatccagaggagggttcagttcccagcatccacatggcagctcacaactgtctggaactccaagATCCAatacccttacacagacatacctgcagacaaaacaccaatgcacacaaaataaaaattgaagtcCCTCCTCTCCTGGAGGCTGGTATCAGCTGCAATGTTCTCAAGGTCAGCAGCTGGCACCCCAGTGGGAAGTCCACTAGGCAGTGCTTGACACAGAGAACTTCAACAGTCTGTCAAACTGGACCGGAACTACTAGCTCCAGTGAAACCTTTTCAGTGACAGTGTAGTAGAGATATCTGCTACAAAGAGCTATGGGCATGGCAATACCCTCAGAAAGGCAACATTTTCTACCCTGTGTTCCCCAGCCTGTCAGGGACCCCCAGCCAGACAGGAAGACTACTGGCTCATCCCTTCTAAGTGGCCAGAACCTTCCATCCTCCAGGACTTATGGATGACCAGTATACAGTTTAGCACCATCccactttttttcccctcaagacaGCTAATTTAACCCTGGTGGTCTAGAGACCACCACGAGGCCATAGTTCAAAGTCCCTCTTCTCACCTGCTCTCCTGGGGGAGGACAAATGGACTGGCTGGACCAGAAGACACGGAGACTCGTTGTAGAGTGCGCACAGTATTTGTGGCTGGGCTGCCAGCAGACTGGAAAGCACTGAAATCATGTGTCCCCAGGAGGTGCTGGGCAGCCTCCTGCATGGCAGCCACATCCAGGCACCTGCAAACCCAGATAAGCATTGAGGAGGACCCAGCCAGATGGATGGTGAGCCTTTTCCTCCCCATTAGTTCACTCACGTTGTCTGAAGAGCCCAGCATACATTTTGTTCAAACACAGGCAGCTGATCAGGCCAGGGGCAGCCTGTGGCCAGACGGTATAGGTAGGTTCTGGAGGTGGCTGCATGGCGAGCATGGAAGTCATTGGGCACTCGGAAGGCCTTCAGTACGCTGTGGCAAGCAGATCCGAGGAATGAGTCTGCCCACCTGTCCACACAGCACCCGGGAAATCTCCCACTCACCTCCAAGTTGCCCAGAATACAATGTCTTTCTGGACCTCAGCCTTCCTTCATAGTGGGGTGTGGGgtatattaataaacaaaaaacagaaccacACTCAATCCCAGGCTCACCGAATGGCCCGGTGCCTCAGGTGGGTGTTGAGGGCCTGGGCCACGACCTCTGGGGAGTAAGGCGGCAGGCCTGAGCGGCGATGGATGTCCAGGTGTGCCGCGTTGCTCAGGGCGTGCACTCCGGCATCAGTGCGGCTGGAGATAGTAAACCTGACGGGCTCGACCGAGTTCAGCCTCTTGGCGGCCTCCTGCAGGGGCAGGGTGCAGGCAGGCAGTCACAGCGGAGGCCAGAGCCCATGGAACAGTAGGAGTGCGGGCAGGGTTTGAGGCTGTCTGCTGCTTCTACCCCGCCAACCAGTCATCGCTCTGAGAGATGAGGTAACAGCTCACCTCCAGGAAGTTCTGCACCCCAACAGCGCGATGGTTACCCCTCACGGCCGCGACCCCACTGAGGAGAGATACGGGAGAGAGCGTCTGTGGGAGCTGTCCCGCCTGGGGTCTAGGTACCCACAGACGTTAGTACCGCCCAGACCTGTGTTGCTAGGCTCTTAAAATTGTGCATCCCGAGACCGGAGGTCCAGGCTGCAGATCGTGCCCCTCTTGGCTGTCTTGCAGACCTCCCGCGAGCCCGAGTGGAGGAACCGGAGGTGATGGCGGGGAAACCTACTTGAAGTCAGTGCCCAAGTACTGGAAGAACACAAGGTATCGCGCACGCACAGAACCCACAGCCCCGCAGGAACTCATGGTGGAGTAGCTGGAGGGCGGGGTGGTTGCACGTGGCCCGCGGTCCGCCCTGTCCAGCTGCAACGGCGCCTGCGCACTCACTCCTCTCACCCCGCCCGGGCGCAGGGACCGAGAAACGGAGGCGGGGCCAAGCTTAGGGAGCGGGTGCGAAGTGCTCTCCTCTGGGCCCGACTGGGCTCACTGTCCTCTGCCTCACAAGGGCGCGGTGACGTGTTGTTTCCGCAAGAGTGTCCTCCTTAATTTGTTCACCCCTTCGCTCCTTCACTCCCGATCTTCCCGCCGCCGTCCCGTTCTTCCAGAATGTGTCTGTCTACG harbors:
- the Pusl1 gene encoding tRNA pseudouridine synthase-like 1 isoform X7; translated protein: MSSCGAVGSVRARYLVFFQYLGTDFNGVAAVRGNHRAVGVQNFLEEAAKRLNSVEPVRFTISSRTDAGVHALSNAAHLDIHRRSGLPPYSPEVVAQALNTHLRHRAIRVLKAFRVPNDFHARHAATSRTYLYRLATGCPWPDQLPVFEQNVCWALQTTCLDVAAMQEAAQHLLGTHDFSAFQSAGSPATNTVRTLQRVSVSSGPASPFVLPQESRRLQFWTLEFESQSFLYRQVGYTCDHLSSLLQVRRMTAVLVAVGQGTLTPTQVKAILESQDPLGKYQARVAPARGLFLKSVLYDDFGKRGWDRKELGPH
- the Pusl1 gene encoding tRNA pseudouridine synthase-like 1 isoform X4, with amino-acid sequence MSSCGAVGSVRARYLVFFQYLGTDFNGVAAVRGNHRAVGVQNFLEEAAKRLNSVEPVRFTISSRTDAGVHALSNAAHLDIHRRSGLPPYSPEVVAQALNTHLRHRAIRVLKAFRVPNDFHARHAATSRTYLYRLATGCPWPDQLPVFEQNVCWALQTTCLDVAAMQEAAQHLLGTHDFSAFQSAGSPATNTVRTLQRVSVSSGPASPFVLPQESSSLLQVRRMTAVLVAVGQGTLTPTQVKAILESQDPLGKYQARVAPARGLFLKSVLYDDFGKRGWDRKELGPH
- the Pusl1 gene encoding tRNA pseudouridine synthase-like 1 isoform X2; the encoded protein is MSSCGAVGSVRARYLVFFQYLGTDFNGVAAVRGNHRAVGVQNFLEEAAKRLNSVEPVRFTISSRTDAGVHALSNAAHLDIHRRSGLPPYSPEVVAQALNTHLRHRAIRVLKAFRVPNDFHARHAATSRTYLYRLATGCPWPDQLPVFEQNVCWALQTTCLDVAAMQEAAQHLLGTHDFSAFQSAGSPATNTVRTLQRVSVSSGPASPFVLPQESRRLQFWTLEFESQSFLYRQVRRMTAVLVAVGQGTLTPTQVKAILESQDPLGKYQARVAPARGLFLKSVLYDDFGPTS
- the Pusl1 gene encoding tRNA pseudouridine synthase-like 1 isoform X1, yielding MSSCGAVGSVRARYLVFFQYLGTDFNGVAAVRGNHRAVGVQNFLEEAAKRLNSVEPVRFTISSRTDAGVHALSNAAHLDIHRRSGLPPYSPEVVAQALNTHLRHRAIRVLKAFRVPNDFHARHAATSRTYLYRLATGCPWPDQLPVFEQNVCWALQTTCLDVAAMQEAAQHLLGTHDFSAFQSAGSPATNTVRTLQRVSVSSGPASPFVLPQESRRLQFWTLEFESQSFLYRQVRRMTAVLVAVGQGTLTPTQVKAILESQDPLGKYQARVAPARGLFLKSVLYDDFGKRGWDRKELGPH
- the Pusl1 gene encoding tRNA pseudouridine synthase-like 1 isoform X6, giving the protein MSSCGAVGSVRARYLVFFQYLGTDFNGVAAVRGNHRAVGVQNFLEEAAKRLNSVEPVRFTISSRTDAGVHALSNAAHLDIHRRSGLPPYSPEVVAQALNTHLRHRAIRVLKAFRVPNDFHARHAATSRTYLYRLATGCPWPDQLPVFEQNVCWALQTTCLDVAAMQEAAQHLLGTHDFSAFQSAGSPATNTVRTLQRVSVSSGPASPFVLPQESRRLQFWTLEFESQSFLYRQLSAAGTEDDSCAGSCGARDSDTHTGESNSGESRSPGSYILSPVRSNVETQLTVHSGSEEPYSILSLAVSLVHLLHSAEINPQLYGALVVLPTFQQLPHPQSFHCGHPFVTKGWGTRQETAISKHPSSLWFCFSGNPIFLGQGSRNKRHSEQKGLFITLASL
- the Pusl1 gene encoding tRNA pseudouridine synthase-like 1 isoform X5, encoding MSSCGAVGSVRARYLVFFQYLGTDFNGVAAVRGNHRAVGVQNFLEEAAKRLNSVEPVRFTISSRTDAGVHALSNAAHLDIHRRSGLPPYSPEVVAQALNTHLRHRAIRVLKAFRVPNDFHARHAATSRTYLYRLATGCPWPDQLPVFEQNVCWALQTTCLDVAAMQEAAQHLLGTHDFSAFQSAGSPATNTVRTLQRVSVSSGPASPFVLPQESRRLQFWTLEFESQSFLYRQVRRMTAVLVAVGQGTLTPTQVKAILESQDPLGPTS
- the Pusl1 gene encoding tRNA pseudouridine synthase-like 1 isoform X3 → MSSCGAVGSVRARYLVFFQYLGTDFNGVAAVRGNHRAVGVQNFLEEAAKRLNSVEPVRFTISSRTDAGVHALSNAAHLDIHRRSGLPPYSPEVVAQALNTHLRHRAIRVLKAFRVPNDFHARHAATSRTYLYRLATGCPWPDQLPVFEQNVCWALQTTCLDVAAMQEAAQHLLGTHDFSAFQSAGSPATNTVRTLQRVSVSSGPASPFVLPQESRRLQFWTLEFESQSFLYRQLSAAGTEDDSCAGSCGARDSDTHTGESNSGESRSPGQVSGSSCPSPWPVLEVSVI